In Streptomyces chartreusis, the following proteins share a genomic window:
- the hypA gene encoding hydrogenase maturation nickel metallochaperone HypA produces the protein MHEMSVALAVIDQVETAAAQTRDVTAVRSVRLRVGELAGVVPDSLAFCFELACAGTLLEGAELVTEPVPGRARCTPCAHEWAVGMPPRLTCPECGGAEVELLSGRELQIAEVHWEDGDPPRADAREPIPEEC, from the coding sequence ATGCACGAGATGTCCGTCGCGCTGGCCGTGATCGACCAGGTGGAAACGGCCGCAGCACAGACCCGGGACGTCACCGCGGTGCGCTCGGTGCGGCTGCGTGTGGGCGAACTGGCGGGCGTCGTACCCGACTCCCTCGCCTTCTGCTTCGAACTCGCCTGCGCCGGGACCCTGCTGGAAGGCGCCGAACTCGTCACCGAGCCGGTGCCCGGCCGGGCACGCTGCACGCCCTGCGCGCACGAGTGGGCCGTCGGCATGCCGCCCCGGCTGACCTGCCCCGAGTGCGGTGGCGCCGAGGTCGAGCTGCTCTCGGGCCGGGAGCTCCAGATCGCCGAGGTGCACTGGGAGGACGGCGATCCGCCGCGCGCGGACGCCCGCGAACCGATCCCCGAGGAGTGCTGA
- a CDS encoding DUF6893 family small protein, which produces MKKILAAGAAGAALAAAAAVATQVLPDLRRYLRIRRM; this is translated from the coding sequence ATGAAGAAGATCCTCGCCGCCGGGGCCGCAGGCGCCGCACTGGCCGCCGCGGCCGCCGTCGCCACCCAGGTCCTGCCCGACCTCCGGCGCTACCTGCGGATCCGCCGGATGTGA
- a CDS encoding hydrogenase maturation protease, with translation MKRTLVAGIGNIFLGDDGFGVETARRLTERELPSHVEVVDIGVRGVHLAYQLLDGYDTLVLVDATARGEAPGTLYVIEHDGPPGAGDAVPAIDGHRMTPDTVLALLDTLCAGTGGQPPRRVLVVGCEPAAIEEGMGLSAQVSDAVPRAVRLIEELLEGGMPVPVRTTAAEASTGGETG, from the coding sequence ATGAAGCGCACCCTCGTGGCCGGCATCGGCAACATCTTCCTCGGCGACGACGGCTTCGGCGTGGAGACCGCACGCCGGCTCACCGAACGGGAACTGCCGTCCCATGTCGAGGTCGTGGACATCGGAGTGCGCGGGGTGCACCTCGCCTACCAGCTCCTGGACGGCTACGACACCCTCGTCCTCGTCGATGCCACGGCACGCGGCGAGGCCCCGGGCACGCTGTACGTCATCGAGCACGACGGTCCCCCGGGCGCCGGCGACGCCGTCCCCGCGATCGACGGCCACCGCATGACGCCGGACACCGTGCTCGCGCTGCTGGACACGCTCTGCGCCGGCACCGGCGGACAGCCACCGCGGCGCGTCCTGGTCGTCGGCTGCGAACCGGCCGCGATCGAGGAGGGCATGGGGCTCAGCGCGCAGGTGTCCGACGCCGTACCCCGGGCCGTGCGCCTGATCGAAGAGTTGCTGGAAGGCGGGATGCCGGTCCCCGTACGGACCACGGCCGCCGAAGCTTCCACAGGAGGAGAGACGGGATGA